Part of the Sulfuricella denitrificans skB26 genome is shown below.
CTGGTCGCGGACGAAACCGGCTGGACGCTTTCCACCGTGGCCGCCAGCGCCGTGGTGATGCGCTGGCTCGACGCCATGGCCAGCCGCTTCCACCATCTCGATTTGCTCGACTTGCTCAAATCCCCGCTGATTTTCGCCGACTGGGAGGGCGGGGCGCGCAAGCATGCGGTCTACGGACTGGAACAACTGGTGCGGCGCCATAGCGTGATTTCCGGCTTGCACCATTATCGCGGCCTGGCTCAGCGTGAAGGCGCGGAAGACGTGCTCACACTGCTGGCCCGGCTGGACCAGGCACAGGCCCGTTTCGGCGCGCGCAAGCGCGGGCTGGCGGCATGGCTGGCCAGCCTGCTGGAAAGCCTGGAGGTGCTGGGTTTGCGCCAGGGTCTGGCGCAGGACTTGGCAGGTGAGCAGTTGCTGCGCCTGCTCGAGCGTCTGCAAAAAGAATTGGGCCAGGACCAGGGGCTATTTACACTGAGCGAATGGCGGCGCTGGCTCGACAGCCAGCTCGAAGCCGCCACCTTCCGCGATACCGGCATCACCAGCCCGGTGGTGTTCACCCACCTTGGCGCCGCGCGCCTGCGCCGCTTCGACGGCGTGATCGTGGCCGGCGGCGATGCCGCCCATTTTCCGGGAAGAGGCAAGGAAAGTGCCTTCTTCAACCAATCGGTGCGGGCGCAACTCGGGCTGCCGACTTTCGAACAGGATCTGCGCCAGATGGAGCAGGACTTCACCTCGCTGCTGGCGGACTGCGGCACCCTGCTCATTACCTGGCAGGGGCGGAAGAACGCCGAGCCCAATCTGGCAAGCCCGTGGGTAGATCGGCTGGAGGTCTTCCACCAACTGGCCTATGGAGAGGATCTGCCGCGCAGGGCGGCTGAGATTCTTGGGGAGGCCGCTGATATTCTTCCTCCGTTGCCCGCCACGGCCCGCCCGACATTGCCGCCCGAGCTGGTTCCTGTTGCCCTCTCGGCCAGCGGTTACAACAGCCTGATGGCCTGCCCCTACCAGTTTTATGCCCGCCACGCCCTGCACCTGAACGAACTGGACGAAGTGCAGCAGGCGCTGGAAAAGAAGGATTACGGCGAGCACGTCCACGCCATCCTGCACCATTTCCACCAGCACTATCCCGCCATCAGCGGCTGCGACCGGGCCGAGATGGAACTGGCCCTGCGTGACATCAGTCGGGAAGAATTCCGCCAGGCGCTGGAGTCGGACTACCTCGCCCGCGCCTGGGCGTTGCGCTGGGATATGCGCATTCCTGCCTATCTCGAATGGCAGGCAGGGCGCGAGCAGGAAGGCTGGCGCTGGCACGACGGTGAGCTGTGGCGCACGCGAGAACTGGAACTGGAAGGGGGGCGCAGCCTGACCCTGAAGGGCCGGATCGACCGCGTCGATACCCGGACTGACGATGGTGAAGCCGCCTACGCCGTGCTGGATTACAAGACTCAGAGCCGCCCCGGCCTGCAAAAGAAACTGGAAACGCCGGGTGAGGACGTGCAGCTCCCGGTGTATGCGCTGCTCCTGGAAGAGTCGGTGGTCGAAGCGGCATTCGTGCCGGTGGACGATGAGGGTGTTAAAACAGTGGAGCAGGAAGATATTTATGCGTTGAGCAAAGCCACCGGGCAGCGCTTGAGCGAGCTGTTTAATGCTCTGTATCAAGGTGCGTCGCTGCCCGCCCAAGGTAGCGAACAGGCGTGTGCTTACTGCGAAATGAGCGGCCTGTGCCGCAAGGATTATCATGACGGGCAATGAGATCAACCATGCTGCGCTGAATCCTGCTGGTTCAGCAGTGGTTGAAGCCTGCGCCGGCAGCGGCAAGACCTGGCTGCTGGTGTCGCGCATCGTGCGCCTGCTGTTGGCCGGGGCAGCGCCGTCCGAAATTCTGGCGATAACCTTCACCCGCAAGGCAGCGCAGGAAATGGCGGCGCGCCTGCGCGACTGGCTGCGCCTGCTGGCGCTGGCACCGGACGAGGAAGTGCGAGCTTTCCTGCTCGAGCGCGCTGTGCCGGAACATGAAATCGAGTCCCTGCTGCCCCGCGCCCGTAATTTGTTTGAAATCTTCCTCACTGCCCAACCGGGTATCACCATTAACACTTTTCATGGCTGGTTTCTGCAACTGCTTCAGCGCGCACCGCTCAACAGCGGCGCGGGCGGCGACTGGGGGCTGTTAGACCAGACTTCTACGCTGCTGGAAGAAGCCTGGCAGTTGTTCGCCGAGGAACTGCAATCCGAACCTGATTCTGAAGCTGCCCAGGCGCTGGATTTTCTGTTCACCGAGCATGGCCTGCATAACACCCGCAGCCTGCTCCTCGACTTTGTCGCCAAACGCGCCGAGTGGTGGGCTTATACCCAGGGAGAGGAAGATGGCGCGGTCTTTGCGGCTGAAGCATTGCGCCATGATCTGGAGGTGGAACCGGACCGTGATGTGCTGGCCGAGTTGTTTGCCGATAGCCGTTTGGCTGCCGATGCCGAGGAGTTCGCCGGCATGCTGGAGCGCGGCACTGCCACCGATCTCAAAAATGTCACAAAGCTGCGCGTTGCTTTGGCGGGAGGTGATTTCGAGTCATTCTGTTTGGTGTTCCTTACTGGCGAAGGCGAGCCCCGAAAACGGGAATACACCAAGGCTCTGGCAGGGCGGCTGGGCGAGGCTGGTGCAGCGCGCTTCCTGGATCTGCACCGGACGATTTCTGCGCGCTTGCTGGGAGCGAAAGACCAACTCGCCGCGCAAGCCGCTTACCGCTTCAACCGCGCTGCCTTGCGCTGCGGCGCTGGGCTGCTCGCCGCCTACCAACGCCTCAAGGAGGAACGGCGGGCGGTGGATTTTACCGACGTGGAATGGCGTGTCCATGAACTGCTCAACCGTTCCGATCATGCCGAATACATGCAGTACAAGCTCGACTGCCGCTACCGCCATATCCTGCTCGATGAATTCCAGGACACCAACCCGCTGCAATGGCAAATCATGCGTTCCTGGCTCGATGCATCGACGGGGGCGGGCAGCGCGCCGACAGTGTTTCTGGTGGGCGACCCGAAGCAGGCAATCTACCGTTTTCGTCGCGCCGATGCGCGGTTGTTCGGCATCGCCGCCGATTTTCTGGAACAAGGCTACGGCGCGGCGCGACTGCAGCAGAACGTCTCCCGTCGCAGCGCGCCGCCGGTGTTGGAGGCGGTGAACCGATTGTTCGGGCAGGAGGCTGAATTCAGTGGGTTCGAACTGCATGAAGCGCATCACACTGAAATCCCGGGTCGGGTGGAAGTGCTGCCCCTGGCCCAAGGCGATCAAGTAGAACACGCCGAAGCCCAACCGTCAGTCCTGACCTTGCGCGACCCCCTGATCGAAGCGCTGGAAGAAGAGGAAGACCAGCGCGTCGAGCGGGAGGCCCAACAACTTGCGGAAAAAATCGGCAGCATGGTCGGGTCATGGCAGATCGTTACAGAAAATGGCGAAGGCAGAACGGCGGAGTTCCGCGACATCCTGTTGCTGA
Proteins encoded:
- a CDS encoding PD-(D/E)XK nuclease family protein, which codes for MRKFPADTVSALNLVRIAARDIVALEQEQLPRLTGLVILLPNFHAVDLMGEALCESAGASSLLLPRMITLTEWAEGAVLGREILPDSCRAALLYQALRERKWFADADLWHVSRELLSLFDDMARQGTGLPASYPEFVALLEQAYRTRAGEPLQFEARLVHELWYAMNLSGDGRVDSVTAYHLRLAGLADNASSPLYAVGLSGLTPMEQDFFRRYGERQRVHLYGCGGEDPADDLSQLVQAALAPMEVLNKSNAPSPAREEGANAKGACYDLRERATEFRQRCPASPLSGRLELLEAHSLEQEAQAVDSQIREWLLAGKSAIAVIAQDRLVARRARALLERGQILVADETGWTLSTVAASAVVMRWLDAMASRFHHLDLLDLLKSPLIFADWEGGARKHAVYGLEQLVRRHSVISGLHHYRGLAQREGAEDVLTLLARLDQAQARFGARKRGLAAWLASLLESLEVLGLRQGLAQDLAGEQLLRLLERLQKELGQDQGLFTLSEWRRWLDSQLEAATFRDTGITSPVVFTHLGAARLRRFDGVIVAGGDAAHFPGRGKESAFFNQSVRAQLGLPTFEQDLRQMEQDFTSLLADCGTLLITWQGRKNAEPNLASPWVDRLEVFHQLAYGEDLPRRAAEILGEAADILPPLPATARPTLPPELVPVALSASGYNSLMACPYQFYARHALHLNELDEVQQALEKKDYGEHVHAILHHFHQHYPAISGCDRAEMELALRDISREEFRQALESDYLARAWALRWDMRIPAYLEWQAGREQEGWRWHDGELWRTRELELEGGRSLTLKGRIDRVDTRTDDGEAAYAVLDYKTQSRPGLQKKLETPGEDVQLPVYALLLEESVVEAAFVPVDDEGVKTVEQEDIYALSKATGQRLSELFNALYQGASLPAQGSEQACAYCEMSGLCRKDYHDGQ
- a CDS encoding UvrD-helicase domain-containing protein, which encodes MTGNEINHAALNPAGSAVVEACAGSGKTWLLVSRIVRLLLAGAAPSEILAITFTRKAAQEMAARLRDWLRLLALAPDEEVRAFLLERAVPEHEIESLLPRARNLFEIFLTAQPGITINTFHGWFLQLLQRAPLNSGAGGDWGLLDQTSTLLEEAWQLFAEELQSEPDSEAAQALDFLFTEHGLHNTRSLLLDFVAKRAEWWAYTQGEEDGAVFAAEALRHDLEVEPDRDVLAELFADSRLAADAEEFAGMLERGTATDLKNVTKLRVALAGGDFESFCLVFLTGEGEPRKREYTKALAGRLGEAGAARFLDLHRTISARLLGAKDQLAAQAAYRFNRAALRCGAGLLAAYQRLKEERRAVDFTDVEWRVHELLNRSDHAEYMQYKLDCRYRHILLDEFQDTNPLQWQIMRSWLDASTGAGSAPTVFLVGDPKQAIYRFRRADARLFGIAADFLEQGYGAARLQQNVSRRSAPPVLEAVNRLFGQEAEFSGFELHEAHHTEIPGRVEVLPLAQGDQVEHAEAQPSVLTLRDPLIEALEEEEDQRVEREAQQLAEKIGSMVGSWQIVTENGEGRTAEFRDILLLKRSRTRLEIYERALRTAGIPYVSSRQGGLLETLECSDLTALLTFLITPFADLCLAQALRSPLFGCSDDDLMRLAKLPDGSWWARLQALAVRGEAGPTLQRAADLLQSWLALTDTLPVHDLLDRIYFEGDLLPRYAAVPEAMRGAVQANLHAFMELALTVDSGRYPSLPKFINELQQLRRAAAQEAPDEGIVGDAGNAVRILTIHGSKGLESPIVWLLDAHASPRNERGYRAVIDWPPENPRPQYFFLYAGKRERAAQWQPVFDAETQLERREDLNLLYVAMTRARQALIVSGSESTRKSEESWYGKLLRTVQATPPLPNPSPTGGEGLFIIGQSLANGTPLPSRERGRGEGEKAVDALPRAIIPTGKRISQRQTEAQRHGIRLHALLERIAPPAPVLDRAWLKDRLEVDDAEFDSLWQEALHLTQAPHLQRFFDPACYVNAWKEVPYRTASGESRRLDRLVEFEDSVWILDFKAAEKVEEGNLAVCAAPYLGVMREYRIAMEGVFAPKRVRAVLVFGNGLLFEID